One window of the Lathamus discolor isolate bLatDis1 chromosome W, bLatDis1.hap1, whole genome shotgun sequence genome contains the following:
- the LOC136004364 gene encoding uncharacterized protein LOC136004364 → MIRLIVVTVLIYWLSKLFLLLSELQNVVHYLEPVFPVVVFIKCGAWAKVFVSLYFMAMACNTVGLQQQGGMDVAVDLYQAVQLLFTALALVLASVFVRLRGAEGERPREPAAAEAARESGPGDQAAAGAGPEAGRKAAAEQQEEAAEEPSPAEEPSPAAEPSPAAEPSPAAAESVPRQPPAEPQEDAGAPAAFPSKAEEEELRLGKEKLVVGEPASTAAAPAPGTSTAASLESSEGFEWPVGTLGTCLLIVMGISMLAHTQSVFYPPPFCLISEVKQSQVCFLSGVGPQYGRNKRSSPRLDSHEWQGVWDSMREYLVHWAPPVLWKHRRWKAALWSPQQQAAETAEGDSELF, encoded by the coding sequence atgatcagattaatagtcgtcacagtgctgatttattggctctcaaagttgtttctcttgctctcagagcttcagaatgtagtacattacttagagccagtattccctgtggtagtgtttatcaagtgtggggcttgggctaaggtttttgtttcactgtactttatggcaatggcttgtaatacggttgggctccagcagcagggagggatggacgtggccgtggacttgtaccagGCCGTccagctgctcttcaccgccctggcccttgtcctcgcttccgtcttcgtgaggctgcggggagccgagggggagcggccccgggagccggcggcggccgaagcggcccgggagagcggccccggggaccaggcggcggcgggagcggggccggaggccgggaggaaggcagctgctgagcagcaggaggaggcggctgaggagccgagccccgcggaggagccgagccctgcGGCCGAACCCAGCCCCGCAGCCGAGCCCAGCCCGGcagcggccgagagcgtcccccggcagccgcccgccgaaccccaggaggatgcaggagccccggcagcatttcccagcaaggcagaggaggaagagctgcgcctaggaaaagagaagctggtggtgggagagccggcaagcacagcagctgcaccagccccagggacaagcacagcagcgtcattggagagttctgaagggtttgaatggcctgtgggtacccttgggacctgcctgctgattgtgatggggatcagcatgttggcacacacacagagcgtgttctacccaccaccattttgtctgatctcagaagtcaagcagagtcaggtttgcttcttgtctggggttggaccacaatatgggaggaacaagagatcttccccaaggctggacagccatgagtggcagggtgtgtgggacagtatgagagagtatctggtccactgggcccctccagtgctttggaagcatcggagatggaaggcagctctatggagtccccagcaacaagctgcagaaactgctgaaggggacagtgaattattttga